The Magnetovibrio sp. genome includes a window with the following:
- a CDS encoding LysM peptidoglycan-binding domain-containing protein has translation MIGVLGVVIIAVAVGLSIILGDVDTPPPPPAQTTEQDRATKTQAETVVPPSFDVVRVNPEGNAVMAGRAHPGSRVEILDGDNVFGSVAADAHGEWVYVPESLLEPGERRLGLRMHVDGHDPVLSDHVVILVVPERGANTDGALALKVRRDGTGPSEVLQKPGPQDVFGVDSVDYGGGNLTISGHASPGHAVQLYIDNHFIGRTITDAAGRWHVTPQTDIAPGTYTLRADMIDDRAQVLARRELPFQRAEPADTKDLAPGSFVVVQPGNSLWRLAQRTYGEGLRFHMIYEANQKLIRDPNLIYPGQVFRLPGQ, from the coding sequence ATGATAGGTGTGCTCGGCGTGGTCATCATCGCCGTCGCCGTCGGGCTCAGCATCATTCTGGGCGACGTGGATACCCCCCCGCCGCCGCCTGCCCAAACCACTGAACAAGATCGCGCGACCAAAACCCAAGCTGAAACCGTCGTCCCGCCGTCGTTCGACGTCGTGCGGGTCAACCCCGAAGGCAACGCCGTGATGGCGGGCCGCGCCCATCCCGGCAGCCGCGTCGAAATCCTTGACGGCGACAATGTGTTCGGGTCCGTCGCTGCGGATGCTCATGGAGAATGGGTGTATGTACCCGAATCCCTATTGGAACCCGGTGAACGCCGCCTCGGCCTGCGCATGCACGTTGACGGGCACGATCCCGTTCTGTCCGACCATGTGGTGATTTTGGTGGTCCCCGAACGCGGTGCCAACACCGACGGTGCGCTGGCGCTGAAAGTACGTCGCGACGGCACCGGCCCCAGTGAAGTTCTGCAAAAACCCGGCCCGCAAGACGTTTTCGGCGTCGATTCCGTCGATTACGGCGGCGGCAACCTGACCATCAGCGGCCACGCATCGCCGGGACACGCGGTGCAGCTTTACATCGACAACCATTTCATCGGCCGCACCATCACCGATGCGGCGGGACGCTGGCACGTCACCCCGCAAACCGATATCGCACCCGGCACCTATACCCTACGTGCCGACATGATCGACGACCGCGCCCAGGTGTTGGCGCGGCGCGAACTGCCGTTCCAACGTGCCGAGCCTGCGGACACCAAAGATCTCGCCCCCGGCAGCTTCGTCGTCGTGCAACCCGGCAACAGCCTGTGGCGGCTGGCGCAGCGCACCTATGGCGAAGGATTGCGTTTCCATATGATTTACGAGGCAAATCAAAAGCTGATCCGTGACCCCAATTTGATCTATCCCGGCCAAGTGTTCCGCCTGCCTGGACAATAG
- a CDS encoding TetR/AcrR family transcriptional regulator produces MGTSSRIQAGAVMGRKGEEKRQRIIDAANTLFYHKGFTATSFADIADDCDVPKGNFYFYFRTKEELLDAVIRDRSERLAGLLDDLHKDIPDPRARLHRIADVPFNDRHEVAQYGCPMGTLSAEIGKLTPFSQNALTSMYSLLLMSMHHCLAGMGLSHDDADHNARHMLTRLQGAANLAQTFKDENWLEAEIADIHDWIDSL; encoded by the coding sequence ATGGGGACATCATCGCGCATTCAAGCTGGAGCCGTCATGGGCCGCAAGGGCGAAGAAAAACGCCAGCGCATCATCGATGCCGCCAACACCTTGTTTTATCACAAGGGGTTTACCGCAACGTCGTTCGCCGACATTGCGGACGATTGCGATGTGCCCAAAGGCAATTTTTATTTCTATTTTCGCACCAAGGAAGAGTTGCTCGACGCGGTGATCCGCGACCGCTCGGAGCGTCTGGCAGGTTTGCTCGACGACCTTCACAAAGACATTCCCGATCCGCGTGCACGCCTGCACCGCATCGCCGACGTGCCGTTCAACGATCGCCACGAGGTGGCGCAATATGGCTGCCCGATGGGTACGCTGAGTGCGGAAATCGGCAAGCTCACCCCTTTCAGTCAGAACGCTTTGACGTCGATGTATTCGTTGTTGTTGATGAGCATGCATCACTGCCTGGCGGGCATGGGATTGAGCCACGACGACGCCGACCATAATGCCCGTCACATGCTGACGCGTCTGCAAGGCGCCGCCAACCTTGCCCAGACCTTCAAGGATGAAAACTGGCTGGAAGCGGAAATCGCCGACATTCACGACTGGATCGATTCCCTGTGA
- a CDS encoding TIGR00730 family Rossman fold protein, whose amino-acid sequence MSNLTSLCVFCGSRPGTDPAHAREGEKLGRLLAERGVRLVYGGGGIGLMAVVANATISAGGAVTGIIPEFLRAYEVGVVDGADEIVVEGMHERKAKMFEISDAFVVLPGGLGTLDESIEITTWKQLQQHNKPIVFVNTNGYWDPYFALIDRVVDGGFGHHKVKELFQVVENVEQIFDAIAAAPEADEIVLTSHL is encoded by the coding sequence ATGAGCAATTTGACATCACTGTGCGTTTTTTGCGGATCGCGTCCGGGCACCGACCCGGCCCATGCCCGCGAGGGTGAAAAACTCGGCCGCTTGTTGGCCGAGCGCGGCGTGCGTTTGGTCTATGGCGGCGGCGGCATCGGTCTGATGGCGGTGGTGGCGAACGCAACGATTTCGGCGGGTGGCGCGGTCACGGGGATCATTCCCGAGTTTCTCCGCGCTTACGAGGTCGGCGTGGTCGACGGCGCGGACGAAATCGTGGTCGAGGGGATGCACGAGCGCAAAGCCAAGATGTTCGAAATTTCGGATGCCTTCGTGGTTCTGCCGGGCGGGCTCGGCACCTTGGACGAAAGCATCGAAATCACCACCTGGAAGCAGCTTCAGCAACACAACAAACCGATCGTGTTCGTCAACACCAATGGCTATTGGGATCCGTATTTCGCCTTGATCGACCGGGTGGTCGACGGCGGTTTCGGTCATCACAAGGTTAAAGAGCTGTTTCAGGTGGTCGAAAACGTCGAGCAAATTTTCGATGCCATCGCCGCCGCCCCCGAAGCCGATGAGATCGTACTGACCAGCCATCTGTAA
- a CDS encoding Hpt domain-containing protein, with protein MRPSTDPDLEMILADMRQDFIDGARDKLDAVDDEIEALRSGEDGAENHILEIKRIIHSIKGSGGSFGFPTISRVAHGLEDYLETSGDISTVTAEDLRVFVNTLTDILVAGEEPDEQLAHMMLRSLPTGRRQSGVRALDKGSAVMIMPRGVQRKIISQELAQLGYKVSILDKAIEALDMALTLKPDFVITTHALERMTGIELAWALQMFQATRNVQTAVVTADEISNEMLESLPPRTTLIKKGPRFSLELMAFIRKSEK; from the coding sequence ATGAGGCCGTCGACCGATCCGGATCTGGAGATGATCTTGGCCGATATGCGCCAGGATTTTATCGATGGCGCACGTGATAAGCTCGATGCCGTGGACGACGAGATCGAGGCCCTGCGCAGTGGCGAGGACGGCGCGGAAAACCATATCCTCGAAATCAAACGCATCATCCATTCCATCAAAGGCTCTGGCGGTTCGTTCGGCTTTCCGACCATTTCCAGGGTGGCGCACGGCCTTGAGGACTATCTTGAAACCAGCGGTGACATTTCCACGGTCACCGCAGAAGATCTGCGGGTGTTCGTCAACACCCTAACCGACATTTTGGTCGCGGGCGAAGAGCCCGACGAGCAATTGGCCCATATGATGTTGCGCAGCTTGCCCACGGGGCGTCGTCAAAGCGGCGTTCGGGCGCTGGACAAGGGGTCCGCCGTGATGATCATGCCGCGCGGCGTGCAGCGTAAGATCATCTCCCAGGAATTGGCGCAGTTGGGCTACAAAGTCTCGATTCTCGACAAAGCGATCGAGGCCTTGGACATGGCTCTCACGCTCAAACCCGATTTCGTCATCACCACCCATGCCCTCGAGCGCATGACCGGCATCGAATTGGCCTGGGCGCTGCAGATGTTTCAGGCCACCCGCAACGTTCAGACCGCGGTGGTGACGGCGGACGAGATCAGCAATGAAATGCTGGAATCCCTGCCGCCACGGACCACCCTGATCAAAAAAGGTCCGCGGTTCTCGCTCGAATTGATGGCATTTATCCGCAAGAGTGAGAAATAG
- a CDS encoding NADP-dependent isocitrate dehydrogenase, giving the protein MSKIKVANPIVELDGDEMTRIIWDFIKTKLILPYLDVDLKYYDLSVEKRDETDDQITIDAAEAIKKHRVGVKCATITPDEDRVKEFNLKAMWKSPNGTIRNIIGGTVFRQPILCSNVPRLVPGWTQPIVIGRHAFGDQYRATDFVVPGAGKLTMKFVPEDGGEVIEREVFNFPSGGVAMSMYNLDDSIRGFARSCFNYGLDLGWPVYLSTKNTILKAYDGRFKDLFQEVFDTEFKAKFDAANITYEHRLIDDMVACAMKWSGGFVWACKNYDGDVQSDTVAQGFGSLGLMTSVLMTPDGQTVEAEAAHGTVTRHYRQHQQGKETSTNPIASIFAWTRGLAYRGKFDDTPDVVKFAETLEKVCVETVEAGFMTKDLALLIGPDQAWMTTNQFLEKLDENLQAEMASW; this is encoded by the coding sequence ATGTCGAAAATCAAGGTCGCCAACCCTATCGTCGAGCTCGATGGCGATGAAATGACCCGCATCATTTGGGATTTTATCAAGACCAAACTGATCCTGCCGTACCTGGACGTGGATCTGAAATATTACGATCTCAGCGTTGAAAAGCGCGATGAAACCGACGATCAGATCACCATCGACGCCGCCGAAGCGATCAAAAAGCACCGCGTCGGAGTCAAGTGCGCGACGATCACGCCGGACGAAGATCGCGTCAAAGAGTTCAATCTCAAAGCCATGTGGAAAAGCCCCAACGGCACCATCCGCAACATCATCGGCGGCACCGTGTTCCGTCAGCCGATCTTGTGCTCCAACGTACCGCGTCTGGTGCCCGGTTGGACCCAGCCGATCGTGATCGGCCGTCATGCCTTTGGCGATCAATACCGTGCCACCGATTTCGTAGTGCCCGGCGCCGGCAAGCTGACGATGAAGTTCGTGCCGGAAGACGGTGGCGAGGTGATCGAACGCGAAGTGTTTAATTTCCCCAGCGGTGGCGTGGCGATGTCCATGTACAACCTGGATGACAGCATCCGCGGTTTCGCTCGTTCTTGCTTCAATTACGGTCTCGATCTGGGCTGGCCGGTGTATCTGTCGACCAAAAACACCATTCTCAAGGCTTACGACGGGCGCTTTAAGGACCTCTTCCAAGAGGTCTTCGACACCGAATTCAAAGCCAAGTTCGATGCTGCCAACATCACCTACGAACACCGTCTGATTGACGACATGGTCGCGTGCGCCATGAAGTGGTCCGGCGGTTTCGTGTGGGCGTGCAAAAATTACGACGGCGACGTGCAGTCCGACACCGTGGCGCAGGGTTTTGGTTCATTGGGTTTGATGACTTCGGTGTTGATGACGCCGGACGGCCAGACGGTGGAAGCCGAAGCGGCCCACGGCACCGTGACGCGTCACTATCGTCAGCATCAGCAGGGCAAGGAAACCTCGACCAACCCGATCGCGTCGATTTTCGCCTGGACCCGCGGATTGGCGTATCGCGGCAAGTTCGACGACACCCCCGACGTGGTCAAGTTCGCCGAAACCTTGGAAAAAGTCTGTGTCGAGACCGTCGAAGCGGGCTTCATGACCAAGGACCTGGCGCTGCTGATCGGCCCCGATCAGGCGTGGATGACCACCAACCAGTTCCTGGAAAAGCTTGACGAAAACCTGCAAGCCGAAATGGCCAGCTGGTAA
- a CDS encoding DUF3050 domain-containing protein, which produces MKNDFNLDLIAPARDRLARHPVYESVRTMADLRVFMQHHVYSVWDFMSLCKTLQNELAPTRVPWTPKGDPMVRRFINEIVLEEETDQGLPGHEPEFLSHYELYRTAMREIGADADTVHGFVETAADKGIRKAFDDHDIPAAARAFTAQTFQFIETDKPHVIAAAFALGREHIIPAMFRSFLKDMAVTKADAPAFHYYLERHIHLDEDFHAPLSLRMLNAFIDGDAKKAREAEEAALLAIDARTRFWDGVFDALPGNQEAAAE; this is translated from the coding sequence ATGAAAAACGATTTCAATCTCGACCTGATCGCGCCTGCGCGCGACCGCTTGGCCCGCCACCCGGTTTACGAATCGGTGCGCACCATGGCCGATCTGCGTGTGTTCATGCAGCACCACGTTTATTCCGTGTGGGATTTCATGTCCCTGTGCAAAACCTTGCAAAACGAACTGGCGCCGACCCGCGTGCCGTGGACGCCCAAGGGCGATCCAATGGTACGCCGCTTCATCAACGAGATCGTGCTCGAAGAAGAAACAGACCAGGGCCTGCCCGGACACGAACCCGAATTTCTCAGCCATTATGAACTGTATCGCACCGCCATGCGCGAAATCGGCGCCGACGCCGACACGGTGCATGGGTTTGTCGAAACCGCTGCGGACAAAGGCATTCGCAAGGCTTTCGACGATCACGACATTCCCGCCGCCGCGCGCGCCTTCACGGCCCAGACGTTCCAGTTCATCGAGACCGATAAACCCCATGTCATCGCCGCTGCGTTCGCACTCGGACGCGAACACATCATCCCCGCCATGTTCCGCTCATTTTTGAAGGATATGGCCGTCACCAAGGCTGATGCACCGGCATTTCACTATTATCTGGAACGCCACATCCACCTGGATGAAGATTTTCACGCGCCCTTGTCGTTGCGCATGCTGAATGCGTTCATTGACGGCGATGCGAAAAAAGCCCGCGAAGCCGAAGAGGCCGCCCTTTTGGCCATCGATGCACGCACCCGCTTTTGGGATGGCGTGTTCGACGCCCTGCCCGGCAACCAAGAAGCCGCCGCCGAATAA
- a CDS encoding phosphatidylserine decarboxylase — translation MRADRNRNFSGEQFKEDHFVKTILVPINSAGWPFIALFAVIALALGYYAEPLGWIGFVLTLWCVYFFRDPDRVTPTRPGLVIAPADGRICLIDEAVPPAELEMGDEARPRVCIFMNVFNVHVNRAPMDGTISKIAYRPGKFLNAELDKASEFNERMSLSMRTATGHDIAFVQIAGLVARRIVCQVKEGDHLQAGQRFGLIRFGSRVDVYLPKDAQPLVAVGQLTTAGETVVADLDADETRREGEVR, via the coding sequence ATGCGCGCGGATCGAAACCGGAACTTTTCCGGTGAACAGTTTAAGGAAGATCATTTCGTGAAGACCATCCTGGTCCCTATCAACAGCGCCGGTTGGCCGTTCATCGCGCTGTTCGCCGTCATCGCCCTGGCCCTTGGCTACTATGCCGAGCCGCTCGGTTGGATTGGCTTCGTTCTGACGCTGTGGTGCGTTTATTTCTTCCGCGACCCCGACCGCGTGACCCCGACCCGACCGGGTCTGGTCATCGCGCCCGCAGATGGCCGCATCTGCCTGATCGACGAAGCGGTGCCACCGGCGGAATTGGAAATGGGTGACGAAGCCCGCCCACGCGTGTGCATTTTCATGAACGTCTTCAACGTCCATGTGAATCGCGCCCCGATGGACGGCACGATATCAAAGATTGCCTATCGTCCCGGTAAATTCCTCAATGCCGAACTCGACAAGGCCAGCGAATTCAACGAACGCATGTCGCTCTCCATGCGCACCGCCACGGGCCACGATATCGCGTTCGTGCAGATCGCGGGCCTGGTTGCACGACGGATCGTGTGCCAGGTCAAAGAAGGCGATCACCTGCAAGCCGGGCAACGTTTCGGCCTAATCCGGTTTGGTTCGCGCGTCGACGTCTATTTACCGAAAGACGCCCAGCCGCTGGTTGCCGTTGGCCAATTGACCACCGCCGGCGAAACGGTGGTTGCCGATTTGGACGCCGATGAAACCCGTCGCGAGGGCGAGGTTCGCTAA
- a CDS encoding NHL repeat-containing protein, with protein sequence MIRLVIFTLSMLCAALPARTETMWANLERVSEPLLAAPHDLTLSPDGRFLVVADMGNDRVVLLDPDLLTLEGIIGAQTLSFPHDVVFDAKGRLLVADSGNDRIVIYEFHDTAAQIVGIIENLGGPEGLAVGPHGSIYASSTMEDRVVRIHDGAIETVADSALGMALSRPHDIEIRQDATGLSIIATDPGNHRLVVFDRDLRPKFEISTWDPPFSEPKYISHDEQGRLYVADAFNNQIRVFSPDAAPLGTFAETHVKLPEGILVVKDRAWVSDTENGRVLLYRLGERR encoded by the coding sequence GTGATCCGTCTCGTTATTTTTACCCTGAGCATGTTGTGCGCCGCCCTCCCCGCGCGGACGGAAACCATGTGGGCCAATTTGGAACGGGTGTCGGAGCCCCTCTTGGCGGCTCCCCATGACCTGACGTTGAGCCCCGACGGCCGTTTCCTGGTAGTGGCCGACATGGGCAACGACCGGGTCGTGCTCTTGGACCCGGATCTATTGACCCTTGAGGGCATCATCGGGGCGCAAACGCTCAGCTTCCCTCACGACGTGGTTTTCGACGCCAAGGGCCGTTTGCTGGTGGCCGACAGCGGCAACGATCGCATCGTGATTTATGAGTTTCACGACACCGCCGCGCAGATTGTCGGCATCATCGAAAATCTGGGCGGGCCCGAAGGCCTCGCGGTCGGCCCGCACGGATCGATCTATGCGTCCTCCACCATGGAAGATCGGGTCGTGCGCATCCACGATGGCGCGATTGAAACCGTCGCCGACAGCGCGTTGGGCATGGCCTTGAGCCGCCCGCACGACATCGAAATCCGCCAAGACGCCACCGGGCTGAGCATCATCGCCACGGACCCCGGCAACCACCGCCTTGTGGTGTTCGACCGCGATTTGCGCCCGAAATTCGAAATTTCCACTTGGGACCCACCGTTTTCGGAGCCCAAATACATCAGCCACGACGAACAAGGTCGCCTGTACGTCGCCGACGCGTTCAACAACCAAATTCGCGTGTTCAGTCCCGACGCCGCCCCGCTGGGCACGTTTGCCGAAACGCACGTCAAACTGCCGGAAGGCATATTGGTGGTCAAGGACCGCGCCTGGGTGTCGGACACCGAAAATGGCCGCGTTTTGCTTTACCGATTGGGGGAAAGGCGGTAA
- a CDS encoding c-type cytochrome, whose protein sequence is MPTALPLQAIYSAALATVVAGAALLSTHAPAFGQDSLAKGEYIFNLAGCEGCHTDKKNNGPRLAGGRAFKTDYGTFFSPNITPDPNTGIGKWTFDDFKRALREGIAPDGSHYFPAFPYTSYTHMTDDDIAALWAYMQAQPATNHVNTAHDLKAPFGWRWLMVFWNALYLDPGPKSDWDRGRYVTEALSHCHECHTPRNLLGGYQNDKAFAGTISNPEGITVPNITPDPDTGIGKWSEGDLKMLFTTGMLPDGDFVGGVMSESISHSTSKMTAQDRQALIRHLQSLPPVHNPVKAPKAKVSGGGDWN, encoded by the coding sequence GTGCCGACGGCTCTGCCCCTACAGGCAATCTATAGCGCCGCCCTCGCCACCGTTGTGGCTGGGGCGGCGCTGCTGTCTACACATGCGCCAGCCTTTGGCCAAGATTCGTTGGCGAAAGGCGAATACATCTTCAATCTGGCCGGATGCGAAGGCTGCCATACCGACAAAAAAAACAACGGCCCCCGATTGGCCGGCGGGCGGGCGTTCAAGACCGACTATGGCACGTTTTTCAGCCCCAACATCACACCCGACCCGAACACGGGCATCGGCAAGTGGACCTTTGACGATTTCAAACGCGCCCTGCGCGAAGGCATCGCCCCCGATGGCAGTCACTATTTTCCGGCATTTCCCTATACCTCCTACACCCACATGACGGACGACGACATCGCCGCACTGTGGGCCTATATGCAAGCCCAGCCTGCCACCAACCACGTGAACACGGCACACGACCTCAAAGCGCCGTTCGGCTGGCGCTGGTTGATGGTGTTTTGGAATGCGCTCTACCTCGATCCCGGCCCCAAGTCCGATTGGGACCGCGGCCGTTATGTCACCGAAGCCCTGTCGCATTGCCATGAATGCCACACGCCGCGCAATCTTCTTGGCGGCTATCAAAACGACAAAGCGTTCGCCGGCACCATAAGCAACCCCGAAGGCATCACCGTGCCGAACATCACGCCCGACCCTGATACCGGCATCGGCAAGTGGTCCGAGGGCGATTTAAAGATGCTGTTTACCACCGGCATGTTGCCCGACGGCGATTTCGTCGGCGGGGTGATGAGCGAATCGATCAGCCACTCCACCAGCAAAATGACCGCTCAGGACCGCCAAGCGTTGATCCGCCATCTGCAATCCCTGCCCCCGGTCCACAATCCGGTCAAAGCCCCAAAAGCCAAGGTTTCCGGGGGGGGCGATTGGAATTGA
- the pssA gene encoding CDP-diacylglycerol--serine O-phosphatidyltransferase, giving the protein MTDTSPHSAPPSSIRRPKRKRLSLNVMIPNMLTLMALSSGLTAIRFAYEGRWEHAALAILAAAILDALDGRIARLLKGTSKFGAELDSLADILSFGVAPPMMLYFWSLEQMGRFGWILVVLFAVSCALRLARFNTAAEDPDPPAWASTFFSGVPAPAAAGLVLLPMIISFNLFEEYVRRPEVVSVFMIVVAMLMISSIPTYSFKKVKLSPKLVLPLMVTVGLVIASMLSAPWVTLSGILAAYMISIPFAVRSYRAICIRTGSCEIDDDDDQPVDIDLNGKKP; this is encoded by the coding sequence ATGACCGATACCAGCCCCCACAGCGCCCCCCCCTCGTCGATCCGACGCCCCAAGCGCAAGCGCTTGTCACTGAACGTGATGATTCCCAACATGCTGACGCTGATGGCCCTGAGCTCGGGCCTGACGGCGATCCGCTTTGCCTACGAAGGGCGCTGGGAACACGCCGCACTGGCGATTTTAGCGGCGGCGATCTTGGACGCGTTGGACGGGCGAATTGCACGACTGCTCAAGGGGACCTCTAAGTTCGGGGCGGAGTTGGATTCGCTGGCCGACATTCTCAGCTTCGGCGTCGCCCCGCCAATGATGCTGTATTTTTGGTCGTTGGAGCAGATGGGGCGGTTCGGCTGGATCTTGGTGGTGCTGTTCGCTGTCAGTTGCGCGCTGCGTTTGGCGCGTTTCAACACCGCCGCCGAAGACCCCGATCCCCCGGCGTGGGCCTCGACCTTCTTTTCCGGCGTTCCTGCCCCGGCGGCGGCCGGTCTGGTGCTGTTGCCGATGATCATTTCGTTCAACTTGTTCGAAGAATATGTGCGCCGCCCCGAAGTGGTATCGGTCTTTATGATCGTGGTGGCGATGTTGATGATTAGTTCGATCCCCACCTATTCATTCAAGAAGGTCAAGCTGAGCCCCAAGCTGGTATTGCCTTTGATGGTCACCGTCGGCTTGGTGATCGCCAGCATGCTGAGCGCGCCATGGGTGACGTTGTCGGGCATTTTGGCGGCGTACATGATCTCCATTCCGTTCGCCGTGCGCAGCTACCGCGCCATCTGCATCCGCACCGGTTCGTGCGAGATTGACGACGACGACGACCAACCTGTGGACATCGACCTCAACGGCAAAAAGCCCTAA
- a CDS encoding cytochrome c codes for MMMKRTTLFACAALAAISFTAPAMADDAGEIKYRKSVMKSIGGHMGSIAGIFKAETGNQTNLAVHTQGMAALATITGSVFPKGSDFGETGALPVIWEKPDDFAKAVKMFESAAANMNAAAMSGDMAAAGAAFGELGKSCKNCHENFREKKK; via the coding sequence ATGATGATGAAACGCACAACCCTTTTCGCCTGCGCAGCCTTGGCCGCGATTTCGTTCACGGCCCCCGCGATGGCTGACGACGCCGGTGAAATCAAATACCGCAAATCCGTTATGAAATCGATCGGCGGCCACATGGGCTCGATCGCGGGTATCTTCAAAGCGGAAACCGGCAATCAGACCAACCTCGCCGTGCACACCCAGGGCATGGCCGCACTGGCGACAATTACCGGCTCAGTCTTCCCTAAGGGCTCCGATTTCGGTGAAACCGGCGCGCTGCCCGTCATTTGGGAAAAGCCTGACGACTTCGCCAAGGCCGTAAAAATGTTCGAAAGCGCCGCCGCAAATATGAACGCCGCCGCCATGTCCGGCGACATGGCCGCCGCAGGCGCCGCGTTCGGCGAATTGGGCAAATCGTGCAAGAACTGCCACGAGAATTTCCGCGAGAAAAAGAAGTAA
- the rpmB gene encoding 50S ribosomal protein L28 yields MARKCALTGRGVMTGNNVSHAHNKTRRRYLPNLQDISLMSDALGHPVSMRICASTIRSIEHNGGLDAYLLGTSNLKLTEEAQRLKRRVRRALAKAAKAA; encoded by the coding sequence ATGGCCCGTAAATGCGCCCTGACCGGCCGTGGCGTGATGACCGGTAACAACGTGTCCCACGCTCACAACAAAACCCGTCGCCGTTACCTGCCCAACCTGCAGGACATTTCGTTGATGAGCGATGCCCTGGGGCATCCGGTGAGCATGCGTATCTGCGCCAGCACCATCCGCTCGATCGAACACAACGGCGGTCTCGACGCCTACCTGCTGGGTACGTCGAACCTGAAGCTGACCGAAGAAGCCCAACGGCTGAAGCGCCGCGTTCGTCGCGCGTTGGCGAAAGCTGCCAAGGCCGCTTAA
- a CDS encoding NAD-dependent epimerase/dehydratase family protein, which produces MDPRKKTLTVLVTGATGFTGSHTLAALAGFDHVNVVATCRNPAKLSGRFKGEIRVGDLSDAGFRKHVLQDIDAVVHCAAWTAAWGHRSQSDTHHLRPALAFIDDVVQAGVKRFVHVSSTALTDRNTDDDAHCVGEVTPFFPHLHNVQKIEEYMRRHADHGTTFVNMRLGFFVGSNYGLGILPMLLPRLKTHLVPWVNGGATHLPLIDGRDIGQAMALAATVPGLKGYESFNVIGPENPTVRDVIGFLHDEFGYPKPHFSVPFPIAYVFAGLMEAIDPLVWWEPLVTRSIIHFLEEKAVTNRRAEQVLGYRAQHPWRQAVRLQIAEMARRQIKPMSMTPPIGV; this is translated from the coding sequence ATGGACCCGCGTAAAAAGACCCTGACGGTGCTCGTCACCGGCGCCACCGGGTTCACCGGTTCGCACACCCTCGCTGCGTTGGCGGGGTTCGACCACGTCAATGTCGTCGCAACATGTCGCAACCCGGCCAAGCTGTCGGGGCGTTTTAAAGGCGAGATCCGGGTCGGCGATTTGAGCGATGCCGGGTTTCGCAAGCATGTGCTGCAAGACATCGATGCCGTCGTCCACTGCGCTGCGTGGACCGCAGCGTGGGGACACCGGTCGCAATCGGACACGCATCACCTGCGTCCCGCGCTCGCCTTCATCGACGACGTGGTCCAAGCCGGTGTGAAGCGCTTCGTCCACGTCAGCAGCACCGCGCTGACCGATCGCAACACGGACGACGACGCGCATTGCGTGGGCGAGGTTACGCCGTTCTTCCCTCACCTGCACAATGTCCAAAAGATCGAAGAATATATGCGCCGACACGCCGACCACGGCACCACATTCGTCAACATGCGCTTGGGGTTTTTCGTCGGCTCGAATTACGGCCTGGGCATTTTGCCGATGTTGCTGCCCAGGCTAAAAACCCACCTGGTGCCATGGGTGAACGGTGGCGCCACCCATCTGCCGCTCATCGATGGTCGCGATATCGGGCAAGCCATGGCGCTGGCCGCGACGGTTCCCGGCCTCAAAGGCTATGAATCGTTCAACGTCATCGGCCCCGAAAACCCGACCGTGCGTGACGTCATCGGTTTCTTGCATGATGAATTCGGCTATCCCAAGCCGCACTTTTCAGTACCGTTTCCCATCGCCTACGTCTTTGCCGGCTTGATGGAAGCCATCGATCCGTTGGTGTGGTGGGAACCATTGGTGACCCGATCCATCATCCACTTTTTGGAGGAAAAAGCCGTCACCAATAGACGCGCCGAACAGGTGCTCGGATATCGGGCGCAACATCCTTGGCGACAGGCCGTTCGGTTGCAAATCGCCGAGATGGCCCGCAGGCAAATCAAACCCATGTCTATGACGCCACCAATCGGCGTGTAG